From Sphingomonas nostoxanthinifaciens, a single genomic window includes:
- the crtY gene encoding lycopene beta-cyclase CrtY encodes MHAPYMTTDLLIAGAGLSGSLIALAVAKARPEIRVTLVEGGARIGGNHVWSFFDSDVAGAGADLLAPLVCHHWSGHDVAFPAFRRTLDGGYNAIESERLDAVVRAALPADRILTGVDITTLDRDGATFANGRRIAASGVIDTRGFTGGDALQLGWQKFAGRVLRLARPHGIDRPIIMDATVDQSDGYRFVYLLPFGPDRIFVEDTYYTPEPDLDVAALERRILGYATARGWYVEAVERAEAAALPIAMGGDIDRILAGDVAKAGMAAALFHPMTGYSLPDAVQTALLVAGQRDLSSAALRTILVAHARQTWRARRFYRLLAAMLFRAADAPETRYRTFERFYGLGEDLIARFYAARSTPLDKARILMGKPPVPIGRAMGVMMQGGWR; translated from the coding sequence ATGCATGCCCCGTACATGACGACCGACCTGCTCATCGCCGGAGCGGGTCTGAGCGGCAGCCTGATCGCGCTGGCGGTTGCCAAGGCCCGACCCGAAATCCGCGTGACGCTGGTCGAGGGTGGCGCGCGCATCGGTGGCAACCATGTCTGGTCGTTCTTCGACAGCGACGTGGCGGGTGCGGGCGCCGATCTGCTGGCGCCTTTGGTCTGCCACCACTGGAGCGGCCACGACGTCGCCTTTCCCGCTTTCCGCCGCACGCTCGACGGCGGCTACAATGCGATCGAGAGCGAGCGGCTCGACGCGGTGGTGCGCGCGGCCCTGCCGGCCGATCGCATCCTGACCGGGGTGGACATCACCACCCTCGACCGCGACGGCGCGACGTTCGCCAACGGGCGGCGGATCGCGGCAAGCGGGGTGATCGACACGCGCGGTTTCACCGGCGGCGATGCGCTCCAGCTCGGCTGGCAGAAATTCGCCGGCCGCGTGCTGCGGCTGGCACGACCGCACGGAATCGATCGGCCGATCATCATGGACGCAACGGTCGATCAAAGCGACGGCTATCGCTTCGTCTACCTGCTGCCGTTCGGGCCCGACCGCATCTTCGTCGAGGATACCTATTATACGCCAGAGCCCGATCTCGACGTGGCCGCGCTCGAGCGGCGCATCCTTGGCTATGCGACTGCGCGCGGTTGGTATGTCGAGGCGGTCGAGCGCGCCGAGGCCGCCGCTTTGCCGATCGCGATGGGCGGCGACATCGACCGCATCCTCGCCGGCGACGTTGCCAAGGCGGGGATGGCGGCGGCGCTGTTCCACCCCATGACCGGCTATTCTTTGCCCGATGCAGTGCAGACCGCGCTGCTGGTGGCGGGGCAGCGCGACCTGTCGAGCGCGGCGTTACGCACGATTCTGGTCGCGCATGCGCGGCAGACGTGGCGTGCGCGCCGCTTTTATCGCCTGCTCGCCGCGATGCTGTTTCGCGCCGCCGATGCGCCGGAAACGCGCTATCGCACGTTCGAGCGTTTCTATGGTTTGGGGGAAGATCTCATCGCACGCTTCTACGCCGCGCGCTCGACACCGCTCGACAAGGCGCGCATCCTGATGGGCAAGCCGCCCGTACCGATCGGGCGCGCAATGGGGGTGATGATGCAGGGCGGATGGCGTTGA
- a CDS encoding phytoene desaturase, with protein MTRSAAVIGAGFGGLALAIRLQSAGIATTLVEARDKPGGRAYAWQRDGFTFDAGPTVITDPACLRELWALSGQDMARDVTLLPVSPFYRLNWPDGTNFDYSNDEPALRAEIAKLNPDDVAGYARFLDYAAGVYREGYEKLGTTAFLDFSQMIRAAPALAKYQAWRSVYSMVSSFVKDERLRQALSFHTLLVGGNPMTTSAIYALIHKLEKAGGVWFAQGGTNALVRGMVALFERLGGTVRIGDPVVEIETLGDRATGLATASGWRQSFDAVASNADIMHSYRDLLRGSGRGRRVGRALANKRWSPSLFLVHFGVRGSWSGIPHHMILFGPRYRGLLTDIYDHGVLPADFSLYLHHPSVTDPTMAPEGHSTFYALAPVPHLAKLPINWEDVQESYADRILAEIERRLMPGLRERIVTRFHYTPVDFQRDLNAHLGSAFSLEPVLTQSAWFRTHNRDDVIPNLYFVGAGTHPGAGIPGVVGSAKATAALMVEDLETKA; from the coding sequence TTGACGCGCAGCGCGGCGGTCATCGGCGCGGGCTTCGGCGGGCTCGCGCTCGCGATCCGGCTGCAGTCGGCGGGCATCGCGACGACCTTGGTCGAGGCGCGCGACAAGCCGGGCGGACGTGCCTATGCGTGGCAGCGCGACGGCTTCACCTTCGATGCCGGGCCGACCGTCATCACCGATCCCGCCTGTCTGCGCGAATTATGGGCGCTGTCGGGGCAGGACATGGCGCGCGACGTCACCTTGCTGCCGGTCAGCCCCTTCTATCGGCTCAACTGGCCCGACGGCACCAACTTCGATTATTCGAACGACGAGCCGGCGTTGCGCGCGGAAATTGCGAAGCTCAATCCCGACGACGTCGCGGGCTATGCCCGCTTCCTCGATTATGCGGCGGGCGTCTATCGCGAGGGCTATGAGAAGCTCGGCACGACGGCATTCCTCGATTTCTCGCAGATGATCCGCGCGGCGCCCGCGCTCGCCAAATATCAGGCGTGGCGCTCGGTCTATTCGATGGTGTCGTCGTTCGTGAAGGACGAGCGGCTGCGCCAGGCGCTGTCGTTCCACACCCTGCTCGTCGGCGGCAATCCGATGACCACCAGCGCGATCTACGCGTTGATCCACAAGCTGGAAAAGGCCGGCGGCGTGTGGTTCGCGCAGGGCGGCACGAACGCGCTGGTGCGCGGCATGGTCGCTTTGTTCGAGCGGCTCGGCGGGACGGTGCGGATCGGCGATCCGGTGGTCGAGATCGAGACGCTCGGCGACCGCGCCACCGGGCTCGCCACCGCGAGCGGCTGGCGGCAGAGCTTCGATGCGGTCGCGTCCAATGCCGACATCATGCATTCCTACCGCGATCTGCTGCGCGGCAGCGGACGCGGGCGTCGCGTCGGGCGCGCGCTCGCGAACAAGCGCTGGTCGCCCTCGCTGTTCCTCGTCCATTTCGGCGTGCGCGGCAGCTGGTCGGGCATCCCGCACCACATGATCCTGTTCGGGCCGCGCTATCGCGGGCTGCTGACCGACATTTACGATCATGGCGTGCTGCCGGCCGATTTCTCGCTCTACCTCCACCATCCGAGCGTGACCGATCCGACGATGGCGCCCGAGGGCCATTCGACCTTCTACGCGCTGGCGCCGGTGCCGCATCTCGCCAAGCTGCCGATCAACTGGGAGGATGTGCAGGAAAGCTATGCCGACCGCATCCTTGCGGAAATCGAGCGGCGGCTGATGCCGGGGCTGCGCGAGCGGATCGTGACGCGCTTCCATTACACGCCGGTCGATTTCCAGCGCGATCTCAACGCGCATCTCGGCTCGGCCTTCAGCCTGGAGCCGGTGTTGACGCAGTCCGCCTGGTTCCGCACGCACAATCGCGACGATGTCATACCGAATCTGTATTTTGTCGGTGCCGGCACCCATCCCGGTGCGGGCATCCCCGGTGTGGTCGGATCGGCCAAGGCCACCGCGGCGTTGATGGTCGAGGATCTGGAGACGAAGGCTTGA
- a CDS encoding nuclear transport factor 2 family protein — translation MKAIALFGSVLLILANKAAPSPQVAAVWAQERAYWQATVDQDDAVYQSLWHPAFLGWPCDEKMPVSGRPPHMVRDAVKRSYAMRGQVATEAPNLVSTFYHAREKDVMPGGKVAVTDYEVTHTWVPTRAGWKIISGMCKHPVAGR, via the coding sequence ATGAAGGCCATCGCCCTGTTCGGGTCCGTCTTGCTGATCCTGGCCAATAAGGCGGCTCCGTCGCCGCAGGTCGCCGCCGTCTGGGCGCAGGAGCGGGCATATTGGCAGGCGACGGTCGATCAGGACGATGCCGTCTACCAAAGCCTGTGGCATCCGGCCTTCCTCGGTTGGCCATGCGACGAGAAAATGCCGGTTTCGGGACGTCCGCCGCACATGGTTCGCGATGCCGTCAAGCGGAGCTACGCGATGCGCGGGCAGGTGGCGACCGAGGCGCCCAACCTCGTCTCGACCTTCTACCATGCCCGCGAAAAGGACGTGATGCCGGGCGGGAAAGTCGCGGTCACCGACTATGAGGTTACCCATACATGGGTGCCGACACGGGCGGGCTGGAAGATCATAAGCGGAATGTGCAAGCATCCCGTCGCCGGCCGTTAG
- a CDS encoding phytoene/squalene synthase family protein, with protein sequence MTDRAALVAAARVSIARGSKSFRFASTLFDRRTREKAWLLYAWCRACDDLADGQEMGHGMHVVDDAAERLATIRTQTARALAGLPTGDAAFDGFGVVARECGISAVLADDLIEGFALDAAGWRPRTEEDLYRYCYHVAGAVGVMMALVMGVKPSDRATLGHACDLGMAFQLANIARDITEDAAADRCYLPSDWLAEAGIAPREVADPRNRPALALLAQRLAEAAAAFEATAKAGTPALGNRSAWAVLSAAGIYGGIARKVARRGSHAWDARVVTSKLAKLGSVLWAAAQAATRWRYGRRTDMALWRPSSLA encoded by the coding sequence GTGACCGATCGCGCGGCCCTCGTCGCCGCGGCGCGCGTGTCGATCGCGCGCGGGTCGAAATCGTTCCGCTTCGCCTCGACCCTGTTCGACCGGCGCACGCGCGAGAAGGCATGGCTGCTCTACGCATGGTGCCGCGCGTGCGACGATCTCGCCGACGGGCAGGAGATGGGGCACGGCATGCACGTCGTCGACGATGCGGCCGAGCGACTGGCGACGATCCGCACGCAGACCGCGCGCGCGCTCGCCGGCCTGCCGACCGGCGATGCCGCGTTCGACGGCTTCGGCGTGGTTGCGCGCGAATGTGGCATCTCCGCCGTGCTGGCCGACGACCTGATCGAGGGGTTCGCGCTGGATGCTGCCGGCTGGCGGCCGCGCACCGAGGAGGATCTCTACCGTTATTGCTATCATGTCGCGGGCGCGGTTGGCGTGATGATGGCGCTGGTGATGGGTGTGAAGCCCAGCGATCGCGCGACGCTCGGCCATGCCTGCGATCTCGGCATGGCGTTCCAGCTCGCCAACATCGCCCGCGACATCACCGAGGATGCGGCGGCAGACCGCTGCTATCTGCCGTCCGACTGGCTGGCCGAAGCGGGGATCGCGCCGCGCGAGGTCGCCGATCCGCGCAACCGTCCGGCGCTGGCGCTGCTCGCGCAGCGGCTGGCCGAGGCGGCAGCGGCGTTCGAGGCGACCGCCAAGGCCGGCACGCCCGCGCTCGGCAACCGCTCGGCATGGGCGGTGCTGTCGGCCGCCGGCATCTATGGCGGGATCGCGCGCAAGGTCGCGCGGCGCGGCAGCCACGCGTGGGACGCGCGCGTCGTCACGTCGAAGCTGGCGAAGCTCGGCTCGGTGTTGTGGGCGGCGGCGCAGGCGGCGACGCGCTGGCGCTATGGCAGGCGCACCGATATGGCCCTGTGGCGGCCATCCTCGCTGGCCTGA
- a CDS encoding LOG family protein, with the protein MRRLAVYCGSATPADPRFIECAQATGRTLAERGITVVYGGGRLGLMGALADAALAAGGEVIGVIPAALVGMEVAHRGLSALQVVGTMHQRKQAFTDLSDGFVTLPGGTGTMDELWEALSWAQLGYHAKPVGLLNVAGFFDGLLQFAATMAEVGFLRPQHRGLLIASDGMDDLLAKMAAFEPATAIIQMQAADL; encoded by the coding sequence TTGAGGCGACTGGCAGTCTATTGCGGATCGGCGACGCCGGCCGATCCGCGATTCATCGAATGCGCGCAGGCGACCGGCCGCACTTTGGCCGAGCGCGGCATCACCGTCGTCTATGGTGGCGGCCGGCTGGGGCTGATGGGCGCGCTTGCCGACGCGGCGCTGGCGGCCGGCGGCGAGGTGATCGGCGTGATCCCGGCGGCACTGGTCGGGATGGAAGTGGCGCATCGCGGCCTCTCGGCGCTGCAGGTGGTCGGCACGATGCACCAGCGCAAGCAGGCCTTCACCGATCTGTCCGACGGCTTCGTCACCTTGCCCGGCGGCACGGGCACGATGGACGAATTGTGGGAGGCGCTGAGCTGGGCGCAGCTCGGCTATCACGCCAAGCCGGTCGGGCTGCTCAACGTCGCCGGTTTCTTCGACGGGCTGCTCCAGTTCGCGGCGACGATGGCCGAGGTGGGCTTTCTGCGGCCGCAGCATCGCGGGCTGCTGATCGCGAGCGACGGGATGGACGATCTCCTCGCCAAGATGGCGGCGTTCGAGCCGGCGACCGCGATCATCCAGATGCAGGCGGCGGACCTGTGA
- the cpaB gene encoding Flp pilus assembly protein CpaB: protein MDVRKLMLMVGALVFAAVCAVTVHGMLGGSAAPQAQAAVPPTPTGPEVLVATRPLQVGTIVAPDAFRYQPWPKDLVERAYYLKGQQPAQALIGTVVRYAITAGQPITQGSLIKPGDRGFLAAALGPGMRAVTISVSAQSGVAGFVFPGDRVDILLTQAVAGGGDGQPLKVAETIVRNVRVLATDQRTDKAADDNGKTVVTAFSNVTLETTPKLSEKIAVAQSVGQLSLSLRSIADDRMELEREIAAGEVNVPDTTDPKAEKAMMLQLASRPSDGDASFSTGADVSRFQRANVPGKPEAGAPAGPVPGPASSAAAPRGSVVVVARGANVTSTPVGSF from the coding sequence ATGGATGTTCGGAAGCTCATGCTGATGGTGGGGGCGTTGGTGTTCGCCGCCGTCTGCGCCGTTACGGTGCACGGCATGCTCGGCGGATCGGCCGCGCCGCAGGCGCAGGCGGCCGTGCCGCCGACGCCGACCGGGCCCGAAGTGCTCGTCGCCACCCGCCCGCTGCAGGTCGGCACGATCGTCGCCCCCGATGCATTCCGCTACCAGCCGTGGCCCAAGGATCTGGTCGAGCGCGCTTATTATCTGAAGGGCCAGCAGCCCGCGCAGGCGCTGATCGGCACGGTCGTGCGCTACGCCATCACCGCCGGCCAGCCGATCACGCAGGGCTCGCTCATCAAGCCGGGCGATCGCGGCTTCCTCGCTGCCGCACTCGGGCCGGGGATGCGCGCGGTCACAATCTCGGTCTCGGCCCAGTCGGGCGTGGCCGGCTTCGTCTTTCCGGGCGACCGCGTCGATATCCTGCTGACGCAGGCGGTCGCCGGCGGCGGCGACGGCCAGCCGCTCAAGGTCGCCGAGACGATCGTGCGCAACGTGCGCGTGCTCGCCACCGACCAGCGCACCGACAAGGCCGCCGACGACAATGGCAAGACCGTCGTCACCGCATTCTCCAACGTGACGCTGGAGACCACGCCGAAGCTGTCCGAGAAGATCGCGGTCGCGCAGTCGGTCGGCCAGCTGTCGCTGTCGCTGCGCTCGATCGCCGACGACCGCATGGAGCTGGAGCGCGAGATCGCCGCCGGCGAGGTCAACGTGCCCGACACCACCGATCCGAAGGCGGAGAAGGCGATGATGCTGCAGCTCGCCTCGCGCCCCTCGGACGGCGACGCCAGCTTCTCCACCGGCGCCGACGTCTCGCGCTTCCAGCGCGCCAATGTCCCCGGCAAGCCCGAGGCCGGCGCACCGGCCGGGCCGGTCCCCGGCCCCGCGTCTTCCGCAGCCGCCCCACGCGGGTCGGTCGTCGTGGTCGCGCGCGGCGCCAACGTCACCTCCACGCCCGTCGGGAGCTTCTAG
- a CDS encoding NAD(P)/FAD-dependent oxidoreductase, producing the protein MRADIAIIGAGMAGASLAAAIGDRARVVVIEAEAHPGYHATGRSAAFWSETYGGPHVEPLTRASYAALVGGGFLRPRGEVHIADAASHAALDALAATFADSGVTLQPLDRADLEAMIPGLAPAYDRGMAEPTCRDIDVGGLHADALARLRHAGIMLLTDARVTAIERAGANWRVETLGGAVTAPIVVNAAGAWASPVAALAGAQPIAITPYRRTMVQLALDPPAPAELPLVMDAAGRFYFKPEAGGRLWVSPHDETPTLAHDVAPEELDVAITIDRLQQVVDWRVLKRERAWAGLRSFAPDRLPVYGFDRHAPGFFWFAGQGGFGIQTAPAAAAIGAALLLGTSLPETVAAIDVARYAPARFG; encoded by the coding sequence TTGCGCGCCGATATCGCCATTATCGGCGCAGGCATGGCGGGGGCGAGCCTCGCCGCGGCGATCGGCGACCGCGCGCGCGTGGTGGTGATCGAGGCGGAGGCGCATCCCGGCTATCACGCGACCGGTCGCTCGGCGGCCTTCTGGTCCGAAACCTATGGCGGGCCGCATGTCGAGCCGCTGACGCGCGCGTCCTATGCGGCGCTCGTCGGCGGCGGCTTTCTGCGGCCGCGCGGCGAGGTGCATATCGCCGACGCCGCCAGTCATGCCGCGCTCGATGCCCTGGCAGCGACGTTCGCCGACAGCGGCGTGACGCTCCAGCCGCTCGATCGCGCAGACCTCGAAGCGATGATCCCCGGCCTCGCGCCGGCCTATGATCGCGGCATGGCGGAGCCGACCTGCCGCGACATCGACGTCGGCGGCCTTCATGCCGATGCGCTGGCACGGCTGCGGCACGCCGGAATCATGCTGCTGACCGATGCGCGCGTGACGGCGATCGAGCGGGCGGGGGCGAACTGGCGGGTCGAGACGCTGGGCGGCGCGGTCACCGCCCCGATCGTCGTCAATGCCGCGGGTGCGTGGGCATCCCCGGTCGCGGCGCTGGCCGGCGCGCAGCCGATCGCGATCACGCCCTATCGGCGCACGATGGTGCAACTCGCGCTCGATCCGCCGGCACCGGCCGAGCTGCCGCTGGTGATGGACGCGGCCGGTCGCTTCTACTTCAAGCCCGAGGCCGGCGGCCGGCTGTGGGTGTCGCCGCACGACGAGACGCCGACGCTGGCGCACGACGTCGCGCCCGAGGAACTCGACGTGGCGATCACGATCGACCGGCTGCAACAGGTGGTCGACTGGCGCGTGCTCAAGCGCGAGCGCGCGTGGGCCGGCCTGCGCAGCTTCGCGCCCGACCGCCTGCCGGTCTACGGCTTCGACCGCCATGCGCCGGGCTTCTTCTGGTTTGCGGGGCAGGGTGGGTTCGGCATCCAGACGGCGCCGGCTGCGGCGGCGATCGGTGCGGCGCTGCTGCTGGGCACCTCGCTGCCGGAGACGGTCGCCGCGATCGACGTCGCCCGCTACGCGCCGGCACGCTTCGGCTAG
- a CDS encoding OsmC family protein, whose product MIGRRHAYRVAVDWSGATTGYRDYARDHVIGAEGCPDIAGSSDPAFRGDPTRWNPEQLLVASLAACHKLWFLHLAAEAGLVVTAYHDDAEGIMVEDGVSGRFERVVLNPRVTIASGDAGLLPELHHRAHEACFIARSVAFPVIVTQS is encoded by the coding sequence GTGATCGGGCGGCGCCATGCGTATCGCGTCGCGGTCGACTGGAGCGGCGCCACCACCGGATATCGCGATTATGCGCGTGATCATGTGATCGGCGCCGAGGGTTGCCCGGATATCGCCGGCTCGTCCGACCCCGCCTTCCGCGGCGATCCGACGCGCTGGAACCCCGAGCAGCTGCTCGTCGCCAGCCTCGCCGCCTGCCACAAATTATGGTTCCTCCACCTCGCCGCCGAGGCGGGGCTGGTGGTGACCGCCTATCATGACGATGCCGAGGGCATCATGGTCGAGGATGGCGTCAGCGGCCGGTTCGAGCGGGTCGTGCTCAACCCGCGCGTGACCATCGCTTCGGGCGACGCCGGCCTGCTCCCTGAACTGCATCACCGCGCGCACGAGGCGTGCTTCATCGCCCGCTCGGTTGCATTTCCCGTCATCGTAACCCAATCGTAA
- a CDS encoding A24 family peptidase translates to MPPLQPLLLSMLALLLVAAAGLDIRSRIIPNMLNAAIALLAIGWWLAAGLSGAAIALQIGLGIAMLVLFGAAFAAGMMGGGDVKLIAALALWLPPGALLAMLVWMAIGGGVLTLAMLLWHRLRAQPGRPEIPYGVAICVATLAIMANAKLTLPAA, encoded by the coding sequence ATGCCGCCGCTTCAACCCCTCCTCCTGTCGATGCTCGCGCTGCTGCTGGTGGCGGCGGCGGGGCTGGATATACGCAGCCGCATCATTCCCAACATGCTCAACGCCGCGATCGCGCTGCTGGCGATCGGCTGGTGGCTGGCGGCCGGCCTGTCGGGCGCAGCAATCGCGCTGCAGATCGGCCTCGGCATCGCGATGCTCGTCCTGTTCGGCGCCGCCTTCGCCGCCGGCATGATGGGCGGCGGCGACGTGAAGCTGATCGCCGCGCTGGCGCTGTGGCTGCCGCCGGGCGCGCTGCTTGCGATGCTGGTGTGGATGGCGATCGGCGGCGGCGTGCTGACGCTCGCAATGCTGCTGTGGCACCGCCTTCGCGCGCAGCCCGGACGCCCGGAAATTCCTTACGGCGTCGCCATTTGCGTCGCCACGCTCGCGATAATGGCAAACGCAAAATTAACTTTGCCGGCCGCATAG
- a CDS encoding DMT family transporter — MPTSTALAIPALLLANICLACGPWAVRLAETESLIGPLASAFWRIALAVPLLAAAAWAREPAPRRAGWPMAAAIFGGVMFAADLGAWHVGILHTRLANASLLGNVTAILFPAYGFLVARHWPSRRQSAALLLAVAGAVLLLGRSYSLSAHGIVGDLLCIFAGLSYTLYLIAIGRTRGAMGPLTVLAISGAAATPGLLLLALATGEHVWPHDWTPLILMSLGSQIIGQGLILYAIGRVTPLVVGLMLLVQPVVTTLIGWVIYGERLGPPDLVGAVAIAAAVLLIRERRPLRAEA, encoded by the coding sequence GTGCCCACTTCGACCGCGCTCGCCATTCCGGCGTTGCTGCTCGCCAACATCTGCCTCGCCTGCGGACCGTGGGCGGTACGATTGGCCGAGACCGAGTCGCTGATCGGGCCGCTCGCTTCCGCATTCTGGCGCATCGCGCTCGCCGTACCTCTGCTGGCGGCAGCCGCCTGGGCGCGTGAGCCGGCACCGCGCCGCGCCGGCTGGCCGATGGCGGCAGCGATCTTCGGCGGTGTCATGTTCGCCGCCGATCTCGGCGCGTGGCATGTCGGTATCCTGCACACGCGGCTCGCCAATGCGAGCCTGCTCGGCAACGTCACCGCGATCCTGTTTCCGGCCTACGGCTTCCTGGTCGCCCGCCATTGGCCGAGCCGGCGGCAAAGCGCGGCGCTGCTGCTCGCGGTGGCCGGCGCGGTGCTGCTGCTCGGCCGTTCGTACAGCCTGTCGGCGCACGGCATCGTCGGCGATCTGCTCTGCATCTTCGCCGGGCTCAGCTACACGCTCTACCTGATCGCGATCGGCCGCACGCGCGGCGCGATGGGCCCGCTCACCGTGCTGGCCATTTCGGGCGCCGCCGCCACGCCCGGGCTGCTGCTGCTGGCGCTGGCGACGGGCGAGCATGTATGGCCGCACGACTGGACCCCGCTGATCCTGATGTCGCTGGGCAGCCAGATCATCGGCCAGGGGCTGATCCTCTATGCGATCGGCCGGGTAACGCCGTTGGTCGTCGGGCTGATGCTGCTCGTTCAGCCGGTGGTGACGACCTTGATCGGCTGGGTGATCTATGGTGAGCGGCTGGGCCCACCCGATCTGGTCGGCGCGGTCGCCATTGCAGCAGCAGTGCTGCTGATTCGCGAACGACGGCCCTTGCGGGCGGAGGCGTGA
- a CDS encoding sterol desaturase family protein, whose amino-acid sequence MAIALSVLFAALTMTLIVAVRYLAASAGFALATRVHRPNLYAGQGRQITREIGWSLASAAIYGVPAGVVAWGWQARGWTRIYADAHAYPLWWMPVSVLLYLLAHDTWFYWTHRAMHRPRLFRAMHAVHHASRPPTAWAAMSFHPWEALTGAVVIPALVFLIPIHVAMLGTVLTIMTIMGVTNHMGWELFPRRMVEGPAGRWIITASHHQRHHKDYRCNYGLYFRLWDRLCGTDRGLGQFAP is encoded by the coding sequence ATGGCGATCGCACTGTCCGTCCTGTTCGCTGCACTGACCATGACGCTGATCGTCGCCGTCCGCTATCTGGCGGCGAGCGCCGGCTTCGCGCTGGCCACCCGCGTGCACCGGCCCAACCTCTATGCGGGCCAAGGTCGCCAGATCACACGCGAAATCGGCTGGAGCCTCGCTTCGGCCGCGATCTACGGCGTGCCCGCAGGCGTCGTGGCGTGGGGCTGGCAGGCGCGCGGCTGGACGCGGATCTACGCCGATGCGCACGCCTATCCCCTGTGGTGGATGCCGGTGTCGGTGCTGCTTTATCTGCTTGCGCACGATACGTGGTTCTATTGGACGCATCGCGCGATGCACCGGCCGCGCCTGTTCCGGGCGATGCACGCCGTCCACCATGCCAGCCGTCCGCCGACCGCGTGGGCGGCGATGAGCTTCCATCCATGGGAGGCGCTGACCGGCGCGGTGGTGATCCCCGCGCTCGTTTTCCTGATTCCGATCCATGTCGCGATGCTGGGCACGGTGCTGACGATCATGACCATCATGGGCGTGACCAATCACATGGGGTGGGAACTGTTCCCGCGCAGGATGGTCGAGGGGCCGGCCGGGCGCTGGATCATCACCGCCAGCCACCATCAGCGCCACCACAAGGACTATCGCTGCAATTACGGCCTCTATTTCCGGCTGTGGGATCGGCTGTGCGGCACCGACCGCGGGCTCGGCCAGTTCGCGCCGTGA
- a CDS encoding COQ9 family protein: protein MAQLAVMTADDLTLDELRDALAPLLPAEAAFEGWTNAALDAAAARLGVPAERARLAFVDGPVAMIDAWFAAIDRAMTAALPPERLAAMKIRERIAALVLARIDAAAPDKEALRRALAVLALPANIAAGARLGWRAADAMWRLAGDRATDFAYYTKRTTLGGVYATTLLAFLDDESEGHADTRAFLARRIDDVMRFEKVKARLKPDPERMFSVSRFLGRLRYPAS, encoded by the coding sequence ATGGCCCAACTCGCCGTCATGACTGCCGACGATCTCACGCTCGACGAACTGCGCGACGCGCTCGCGCCGCTGCTGCCCGCCGAGGCGGCGTTCGAGGGTTGGACCAACGCTGCGCTGGATGCCGCCGCCGCACGGCTGGGCGTGCCGGCCGAACGCGCGCGACTCGCCTTCGTCGACGGGCCGGTGGCGATGATCGACGCGTGGTTCGCCGCCATCGACCGCGCGATGACGGCGGCGCTTCCGCCGGAGCGGCTGGCGGCGATGAAGATCCGCGAGCGCATCGCCGCGCTGGTGCTGGCGCGGATCGACGCCGCCGCGCCGGACAAGGAGGCGCTGCGCCGCGCGCTTGCCGTACTGGCATTGCCCGCGAACATCGCCGCCGGTGCGCGGCTCGGCTGGCGCGCCGCCGATGCGATGTGGCGGCTGGCGGGCGACCGTGCGACCGACTTCGCTTATTATACCAAGCGCACGACGCTCGGCGGCGTTTATGCCACCACCCTGCTCGCCTTTCTCGACGACGAGAGCGAGGGTCATGCCGACACGCGCGCCTTCCTCGCTCGCCGCATCGACGACGTGATGCGTTTCGAGAAGGTCAAGGCGCGGCTCAAGCCCGATCCCGAACGGATGTTCAGCGTCTCGCGCTTCCTCGGCCGCCTCCGCTATCCGGCGAGTTGA